The Arachis ipaensis cultivar K30076 chromosome B10, Araip1.1, whole genome shotgun sequence DNA window GGATAGGATAATTGGCACAATTGGTAAAAAATAaactcaaattttataaaaagacaAGTTCGGTTTTTGCTGTTGATGTGAAACTAATTTAAGGGGTTTAATTTGTAAATATTATCCCATAAATGCATTGTGGTGTCAGAGCCGGAACTAGATTAAATTTTGGGGAGGggtcaaaaaataattttataatgaaAAGATATTNNNNNNNNNNNNNNNNNNNNNNNNNNNNNTATAttagttatatatataataaattgaaATGTAAAATTATATTCAAGTGACaaatcattattcacaatttaaaAAAGAGAGACATAATTAATTAGGGGTATTGTTATTATTAGGAAAGAGTAATGTCTATCTAGGTCTATGATGTCTAATAATTCGGCTGTTAACCCTACCTAGCTACTCTAAGTTGGGTTGTACGAATTTAATTTTGACCTTAGCTTGTTATATTTTGTCTCGTAGTTGTAGTGTTATATTTGGATTAGTGAGATTCAATTCAAATATTGTTCTCTTTGAAAAGGATAATTATAAAATTGTGTGGCCTTAACAGTATATTGTAGTCATGACTTAAAGTTAAATAGGTATAATATTAAGTCCtttcattttaaattaattgtgttttctttttagttttataTTTGTTTCAAACTGATCATTATATATTTGTAGATTTCAATAactcattaattaatttatatctaATATGTTCTTTAAACAATTATTAGAAGGAAAATACTAGCAAAaattttttgacaaaaaataatacgatttaatcaattatatgtgttaaatttaattactaaaaatatttttaaaaaaatattttagacgTCTTTATTTAAGTGACTCCCTATAATATCACATGTAGATACATAAttactagtttttttttttctatttacatAAACACTGCAAGACTTGTCAGTTTCCGTGAACTGGCCCGGATGGTAGGGCTTTGTTATAAATTTGGATTTAACTTTGCATATTATTTGTATAAACTTGAATTAATACTTTTCTACCCCCCTCCCCCAATCTGTTTTTCAAAAGAATACcagttattttattataattatattaaaatatgtaATAATAGAGTAGCAAACCATTTTGCTAATTAATAAGATATAAATTCCATGATTTCAACTGAAAAATGGAAAATACTTGATTAACTATTATATATATGAGACGCTGAATAATCTTCTCTATCCTATTATGGATAGATAGTTGAACTCCAAGTTGGATATTGCATTGTCAAAATCAATGCACCTGCACTTAAGTAGATTTTTCAATTGGTCCAATCTTCCCTACTCTTCTTAAATGGCCCTTCCTACCAAAACCTCCCCCATCATATTCTCTTTCACTATACAATTCTACGTAGCCTTATCCGTACATATACATGCATGCATGTATATACATATCTCTGTATTATACTACTCCCCTCACCTTCCCATGCAAATTAATTTATTCCCAATTTAATATTCTTGATAACTTAGACATTTTAAGACAGAGAAAAGAAGGTATatattttcgattttttttataattatttactcACTTAATAAAAGTTGGACATAGAcggatatatatataataaaataagtatGTATTTACATAATTCTTTGTCCTATCTATATTTTTTGTCACCTGATTTGTATTTTGTTTAACATAACATGTGCATATATTTTAACCATActcacataaaaatataaaaatgtatgTAATTGTAATAGATGAAGGAACGAATGAATTTGGTGGAAACTCAAGTCcagttgacttcacgtgaagttgatagatgagagccgttagataatttgactgatttgactaaatttttatctaacgactctcagttatcaattttacgtGAAATCGACTAGTTATTAAttttacgtgaagtcgactgcaacTGAGTTTTTAGTTTACTATATGATTGAGAGAATAAGAATACTAACACTATAAAGAAGGGTACGTAGCTTCGTCCAAAGTTAGAATGTTGAAGGCGATGTAAAATTCTAAATTTCCCAACTGGGCTATCTGAACAAATAATGATAAACTTAGTAGTAAGTAGTAACAACTAAGAAGACATAAGAGGTTAGTTAATAATAAGGTGAAAACTCAGTTGaagtcgatttcacgtgaagtttaAGAACTGTTAGATGatttaactgatttgactaaatttttatctaatagcTCTTAAATATCAACTGAAGTCGACTTCATTGTAAAAGTAGAAAATATACAagtaaatgaaaaatagaataaataataagaaaagaaaaaggaaaacagTGAAACGTTCTCTCATACTAGAAAAAATCTGACAGCAGTACATAGTGTGTTTCTCCCTCTTAAAATGACACCAAAAAATAATGGCGGTTGTGTTCTCACTTCTCACTTCTCATAGTCATTTGCATTGATTGATTGAAgctgtgagagagagagagagagagagagagagaggggaaagCAATAGTAGTAAGTATAGTAAGTAGCAACAAGCATGGCCACAGGAACAAGCTGCAACTAGTACTATTACTATTACAGTATTACTATTACTACTACTGCCACCatcaccataaaccataaaccataatcaCAGCCATGCTTTTTTTCTAACtcattattttgtttttcttctttgccATTACAGGAAAATAAAATGAGCCAAACGCTATAAACCTGACCCCTGGATTCTATTTGGTACTCCTGAATATATAATACACAAACACacacttgtttattttttttcgtGCCATCAAAAACCTCCCCCACCGCTATTCACTTTCCAAGTTTATCACTTTATCTCTTTCCTTCTTCTGGGTTTTGCTTCTTTTCTTGAGATCTGTTCTCTTCTGAGATCTGTTTGGTTTTGCAAGTTTGTTCTGTTATTCAGCTTCTTGGGGTTATTTCCTTTGAACTAAGTTGGTTGCTTTGTTTTGGTGGTATGAGGTATTTGGTTGAAGATTGGAACCTGGGGTGGTGGGGGTTGAGGAGGAGTATTAGCGAATGAGGCATAAAGCTATAGTCTTTTGCAGTGATACTGGTTTTGGTTGAAGGGTGGGAATCTTGTAGGAGGTGTGTACAAGGTTCTGTTTCTAAGAGATTTTGGTTTTTGTTGTTGAAGGGGAACAAGAGGATAACAAGAATGATATTCTGTAGGGGGAAAGAAGGGACTAAAAGCTTGGTTTTGTGGTGTGGGTGTCATTTTCCCAAGACTTTGTTGCTCAATTGGTCTACTTAATAAGAAGGTGCTTTTATTTGGAATCATTGATTGTGTGTTGGGAGACCTCAATTTTATTTTAAGGTTACAACAACTTGTTGAATTCCCTTTCTTTTTCTGCTGAAAGAGAAAATATGAGACTTTCTTCAGCTGGTTTTAGTCCTCCACCACAAGAAGGTATGTTTAACTCTTTGCTTTTTCCAGGTTATTCTTCACCTCATTCATCTCTTCATGTTTCCCAGTTGCTTTTTGTGTTAAAAAGTTTTGGAATTTTTTTATGGGCGCTTATTGAAGTTTTTAATTTAATGTCCACTGTCCAACATATGGTTTTGTTCTTACAAAATGTATTTGAAATTTTTGAGGTGGGGATTAGGAAAatcaaaaccttttttttttgagCTGCAGTTTGTCTTGTTTTGTCACAACTGATTGTCTAGAGAAAGTGTTTTCAAAATGTGTAGCAGCCACTTCTTCTGGTGCTTGCTCTAGTGTTTTGAGATCTTGGTTTTCTTTACATCAATTTGTTGTTTGAGCAAGttatgatgaaattttggtggTGTTTTGAAGGGGAAAAGCGAGTTCTGGACTCAGAACTTTGGCATGCATGTGCTGGTCCCCTTGTTTCTTTACCTGCAGTTGGGAGCCGTGTGGTGTACTTTCCACAAGGTCACAGTGAACAGGTATGTTGAAAATATGATattagattattattattattattaagcatAATAAAGTGATGATCATTTTCTGGGCTTGAAGATTGTTTCTTGTCTCTTGTCTCTCTATCTTTTATTCTTGTTGCCACTGTTAATTTGGAGGATGGGGTTTCTGTTACacacaaattaattaacaacACTTTAACCCATGATAGAAACCAACCAGTACATGACCTTCATGTAATTTTTTATCTGATTTACTTCTTTTGCTCTCAGGTGGCAGTGTCAACTAATAAGGAAGTGGATGCTCATATTCCCAACTACCCAAGCTTGCCACCCCAACTCATTTGTCAACTCCATAATCTTACTATGCATGTAGGAGATTATTCACTACCTAACTTTTTATATTTGGGTTTGCTAGCTcttgttttgattattttggaTTCAGGCCGATGCTGAGACCGATGAAGTGTATGCACAGATGACCTTACAACCTTTGAATCCTGTATGGTATCTTGTTTTACCTGATAACTGATTATTACAGTTTGTAAAGTTAGTTATATCTTTGTTTTTACTGTGATGATGTTTGCAGCAAGAGCAAAAGGAGGCATATCTTCCAGCAGAGTTGGGAAGTCCAAGCAAACAGCCAACAAACTACTTCTGCAAGACTTTGACAGCCAGTGACACAAGCACCCATGGAGGATTCTCTGTTCCTCGCCGAGCAGCAGAGAAAGTCTTTCCTCCATTGGTAAACTTACTCCAGAGACATGCTACAAACCTTGCACTTAGCTCATCAAATCTGTTAACtttgtgtttttatgattttgatgTACAGGATTTCTCTCAACAGCCTCCTGCTCAAGAGTTGATTGCAAGGGATTTGCATGGCAATGAATGGAAATTCAGACATATCTTTCGAGGTGAGTTGTAAAGTGGACATTGATTCAGTGTTGGGGGATGAAGAATTGAAGATGAGATCAGTTTGAAATTCTTTCAATTTATGCAGGCCAGCCTAAAAGGCATCTACTCACAACCGGATGGAGTGTTTTTGTTAGTGCTAAAAGGCTTGTTGCTGGTGATTCTGTGCTCTTTATCTGGCAAGTAATTTAATTCTTTCCTGCTCATTAATTATGTTTTTGAGCTTTGAGAATATTCGTGTTTCTAACTTGAGAGCCTAATTTCTTTAATAGGAATGACAAGAACCAGTTGCTTCTTGGCATCCGACGCGCGAATCGACCACAAACTGTGATGCCTTCCTCAGTGTTGTCAAGTGATAGCATGCATTTGGGGCTTCTTGCTGCTGCAGCTCATGCAGCTGCAACCAATAGTCGTTTCACTATTTTCTATAATCCACGGTACAAAAGTAGTGCATGCATAATACTTGTTAAAATCTCTGTTCAAGGTTAATTGCCTGGGATTGACATGATCTTCTTAAATTCAGTGCTAGTCCATCAGAATTCGTCATACCTCTGGCAAAGTATGTTAAGGCTGTGTATCATACTCGAGTTTCAGTTGGTATGCGCTTCAGGATGCTGTTTGAAACTGAGGAGTCCAGTGTGCGACGGTATGtttccaaatcttttcttaatgGTGAAAACTCAAGTGTAGTCGATTTCAcctgaagttgataactgagagccgttagatgatttgactgatttgactaaattttcatctaacggctctcaactatcaacttcacgccTGAGTTTCCACCTTTCTTAATACCATGTAAATGCCTGCATTTGTTGAATCATACCTTGTTGCTTTGGCAGATATATGGGCACCATAACTGGCATTAGTGACTTGGATGCTGCTAGGTGGCCAAATTCACATTGGCGCTCTGTGAAGGTTTGTAAGGAGCATTATATTATTGTTATTTGATTAAATTTGTAGCATTTTCAAGTGTTATCATTGATTGAGTTGGATTGCAGGTTGGTTGGGATGAATCCACTGCAGGAGAGAGGCAACCTAGAGTGTCTCTTTGGGAGATTGAGCCATTAACAACATTTCCTATGTATCCATCTCCATTTCCTCTACGCCTTAAACGACCTTGGCCTCCAGGACTACCATCATTCCATGGTAAACCTTGCCTCCTCCTATAGACCATTTCATTTCAACATTGCAAAACAAATAGAAATTCTCATTGTGCTCCCCATGAAATGCTAGCAGGATTGAAGGATGAAGATTTTGGTATGAGTTCTCCACTGATGTGGCTGCGAGACGCCGACAGGGGTGGTCTTCAGTCTCTAAATTTTCAGGGGATTGGAGTTAGTCCTTGGATGCAGCCGAGGTTTGATCCATCCATGCTGAATATGCAAACAGACATGTATCAAGCTGTGGCTGCAGCCGCACTTCAGGATCCTTCTAAACAGCATCCTTCTTCCTTACTTCAATTTCAGCAGCCACAGAACTTCCCAAACAGGACTACTGCTTTAATGCATTCACAGATAttgcagcaatcaccacctcagcaAGCTTTCCAAATTGATCAAGAGAATCAGTCACAAACTCCAACACATGTTCAACTGCGTCCACAGCACCAGAACTCATTCAATAACCAGCTTCACCATCACAACAACCAGCAACAGCAACAGCAACCACAGCAGATTTCCAATTCAGTGTCTACAATGTCTCAGTTTGTTTCAAGTTCAGCAACTCAGCCTCTCTCACCACCTGTGCAAGCTATCTCTTCCTTGTGCCAACAGCAAAGCTTTTCAGATTC harbors:
- the LOC107622317 gene encoding auxin response factor 6 isoform X1, which gives rise to MRLSSAGFSPPPQEGEKRVLDSELWHACAGPLVSLPAVGSRVVYFPQGHSEQVAVSTNKEVDAHIPNYPSLPPQLICQLHNLTMHADAETDEVYAQMTLQPLNPQEQKEAYLPAELGSPSKQPTNYFCKTLTASDTSTHGGFSVPRRAAEKVFPPLDFSQQPPAQELIARDLHGNEWKFRHIFRGQPKRHLLTTGWSVFVSAKRLVAGDSVLFIWNDKNQLLLGIRRANRPQTVMPSSVLSSDSMHLGLLAAAAHAAATNSRFTIFYNPRASPSEFVIPLAKYVKAVYHTRVSVGMRFRMLFETEESSVRRYMGTITGISDLDAARWPNSHWRSVKVGWDESTAGERQPRVSLWEIEPLTTFPMYPSPFPLRLKRPWPPGLPSFHAGLKDEDFGMSSPLMWLRDADRGGLQSLNFQGIGVSPWMQPRFDPSMLNMQTDMYQAVAAAALQDPSKQHPSSLLQFQQPQNFPNRTTALMHSQILQQSPPQQAFQIDQENQSQTPTHVQLRPQHQNSFNNQLHHHNNQQQQQQPQQISNSVSTMSQFVSSSATQPLSPPVQAISSLCQQQSFSDSNGNPVTTANVSPLHSILGSFPQDEASQLLNLPRSSSWIPVQTSSAAWPSKRVAVDPLLSSGASQCILPQVELQSSISQNAVTLPPFPGRECTIDQEGSTDPHNHLLFGVNIEPSTLLVHSHGDSPTIPFQTSNYMSTAGADSSGFLHPSENMPNKTFVKVYKSGSFGRSLDITKFSSYHELRSELARMFGLEGELEDPLRSGWQLVFVDRENDVLLLGDGPWPEFVNSVWCIKILSPQEVQQMGNSGLELLNSVPVQRLSNSICDDYGSRDSRSLSTGITTVGSLDY
- the LOC107622317 gene encoding auxin response factor 6 isoform X3, producing MRLSSAGFSPPPQEGEKRVLDSELWHACAGPLVSLPAVGSRVVYFPQGHSEQVAVSTNKEVDAHIPNYPSLPPQLICQLHNLTMHADAETDEVYAQMTLQPLNPQEQKEAYLPAELGSPSKQPTNYFCKTLTASDTSTHGGFSVPRRAAEKVFPPLDFSQQPPAQELIARDLHGNEWKFRHIFRGQPKRHLLTTGWSVFVSAKRLVAGDSVLFIWNDKNQLLLGIRRANRPQTVMPSSVLSSDSMHLGLLAAAAHAAATNSRFTIFYNPRASPSEFVIPLAKYVKAVYHTRVSVGMRFRMLFETEESSVRRYMGTITGISDLDAARWPNSHWRSVKVGWDESTAGERQPRVSLWEIEPLTTFPMYPSPFPLRLKRPWPPGLPSFHAGLKDEDFGMSSPLMWLRDADRGGLQSLNFQGIGVSPWMQPRFDPSMLNMQTDMYQAVAAAALQDPSKQHPSSLLQFQQPQNFPNRTTALMHSQILQQSPPQQAFQIDQENQSQTPTHVQLRPQHQNSFNNQLHHHNNQQQQQQPQQISNSVSTMSQFVSSSATQPLSPPVQAISSLCQQQSFSDSNGNPVTTANVSPLHSILGSFPQDEASQLLNLPRSSSWIPVQTSSAAWPSKRVAVDPLLSSGASQCILPQVELQSSISQNAVTLPPFPGRECTIDQEGSTDPHNHLLFGADSSGFLHPSENMPNKTFVKVYKSGSFGRSLDITKFSSYHELRSELARMFGLEGELEDPLRSGWQLVFVDRENDVLLLGDGPWPEFVNSVWCIKILSPQEVQQMGNSGLELLNSVPVQRLSNSICDDYGSRDSRSLSTGITTVGSLDY
- the LOC107622317 gene encoding auxin response factor 6 isoform X2, which produces MRLSSAGFSPPPQEGEKRVLDSELWHACAGPLVSLPAVGSRVVYFPQGHSEQVAVSTNKEVDAHIPNYPSLPPQLICQLHNLTMHADAETDEVYAQMTLQPLNPQEQKEAYLPAELGSPSKQPTNYFCKTLTASDTSTHGGFSVPRRAAEKVFPPLDFSQQPPAQELIARDLHGNEWKFRHIFRGQPKRHLLTTGWSVFVSAKRLVAGDSVLFIWNDKNQLLLGIRRANRPQTVMPSSVLSSDSMHLGLLAAAAHAAATNSRFTIFYNPRASPSEFVIPLAKYVKAVYHTRVSVGMRFRMLFETEESSVRRYMGTITGISDLDAARWPNSHWRSVKVGWDESTAGERQPRVSLWEIEPLTTFPMYPSPFPLRLKRPWPPGLPSFHGLKDEDFGMSSPLMWLRDADRGGLQSLNFQGIGVSPWMQPRFDPSMLNMQTDMYQAVAAAALQDPSKQHPSSLLQFQQPQNFPNRTTALMHSQILQQSPPQQAFQIDQENQSQTPTHVQLRPQHQNSFNNQLHHHNNQQQQQQPQQISNSVSTMSQFVSSSATQPLSPPVQAISSLCQQQSFSDSNGNPVTTANVSPLHSILGSFPQDEASQLLNLPRSSSWIPVQTSSAAWPSKRVAVDPLLSSGASQCILPQVELQSSISQNAVTLPPFPGRECTIDQEGSTDPHNHLLFGVNIEPSTLLVHSHGDSPTIPFQTSNYMSTAGADSSGFLHPSENMPNKTFVKVYKSGSFGRSLDITKFSSYHELRSELARMFGLEGELEDPLRSGWQLVFVDRENDVLLLGDGPWPEFVNSVWCIKILSPQEVQQMGNSGLELLNSVPVQRLSNSICDDYGSRDSRSLSTGITTVGSLDY